The sequence TATCTCTGATATGATTCGAAAGACATATAAACGAGAATATAAAAGTGCAAAAGAAGTACTTGATGACTATAAACTCTTACCGGTAACAAACTTCAATACCAACCAACTTTGTATTTGCCTGCCTAATTCATACTGTATTATTATAAGAGCATATCTGGTGTTATATGTCTTGAATCGTGCTCATTTTCGGTTGGAACGTAAATTATTAtaagagaaacatatcatcaaaatattatatataaattcattgtcgtttggattTTACGGAGAAAATAACACAAATCATGTATGacagtgtccatggatcctcctcttattattattattcctaactgagattttttgttttttttcttacatttaGTCTCTTGGTCCCAAATTTACAAAGATAAGAgcatgtttggtatagtttttaaaaacagttttcaaaaataattttttgttgttttaaaaacatacctttttttccttgttttcattttctaaaaattgtttggtaggataaaaactgtttttgaaaactaagaAAAATCAACTAAATCAGATCAAATGTAAAGACTCGTCTAAGATATAGTGATACTgaccatgactcacttgcagtcattcccccgatctcttactttgttctgaaaagaagaaaaaggaacaaaaaaaaagaaaaaagagaaaacatagaaaacaataatttgttgttttcatttttttccctttttttgttttcaaaaacagaaaacaaatggaAAACATTTTTCTGAAAATGTTCCTACCAAATGCTTCGCGGCTTTGCTACCATGTTAGTATCTGGTGCAGCAGTTCAGGATGACCACAAAGAATGGATCCGTGAACAGCTAAAGGAAGATAATGCTCGTGAACTTTTTTTGAATGCCCAACACTTTATAAGACATATTGGAATAATGCCCTTGAGAGGATACTGGACAAAGATGTTGTGAGTGAGATAAATAAACGATATACAAGAAAGCTCGAGTATCCCGAGAATATTAACCACAATCAGAATGAATTCCAGGCTGATAACGTTGCTAAAAAAGATGGCAGAGTTTAAGGTATTACTAAGAAAGCATGTAATGGTCCATGGTTTATTATCTTTTTGCAGCTGCTACTAATCTTTATGTTAAACTCAAGTGTGAAATATCTTCTGCGAAAAAGTTTTTGGAGTTGCTGTCTAAACATTCCTCTACTTATTTTAAGACAATGGGGAGTTTAGGGGATCGATTAACCAAAAACATGGGAAGGGAATTTTCTAAACTTCTAGGTCCTGACGAGGTAAACTGAAATATTGAGTTTATATTGTAATTATTGGCTAATTCAGTAAATGATGAGCCTGTATCTGATAGTATTGCTGGCTTGATCTCTAATTATTTCTATTCTGGGTGACGCAGCATGATCTTGTGACGTTGTGGTTCGAGGAAGAACGCATGAATGAGCTAGTCCAGAAAAAGAAGGAACCAAAGGAGAAGGCACGAGATGCTTGTGAGGCTAGTTGGTCCAAGGTTATGATCTCTTCTGGGCTTCTTTCTTAAAACTATATATGTGGTTTATCTTGCCCTACATCAAAACTCTATAAGCTCTTGGAACTAGCTTCTGAACAGATTTATTACTTTGCTGTATCTTTCTGAATTCCAGTCATGAAACAAACTATGGTATATAAGTAGCTAGCACACGCAATTACACACAAGGAGATAGATGGGCAAACAACCCAAACTCCCGAAAAAATATAACGGTGCGCAACACTCGATCAATATACATTCTTCTATGTAAACAAGAGCTTttcaatcaaacaaaataatacaTGTAAAGAAGCAGCAGAATGCAAAATCCTTGCAAAACTCGCCGTGAACACCTATTTCGACATGAATGTAGACTATGTATGTTTCGaatttttctttgtgtttttgtttgcTCGCTATCCTTTCTTTCTACTAGATATAGCCACCCATCTGCGGCTAGTAAGAATTGTAAGATTCCTTCAGTCTGgactttgattcacttctcttGGTTCGGAATGATGAGAGCGAGAAAAATGACCGTGGAGCTGCACatgaaaaaaaatcgaaaaacgaAGTTGTTCAACAATTAAGATACCGGAGAAACAATTAGAATGTACTTTAAAATTTCATGATATTGAAATGTAGGAGTGGAAAAAGAACAGGACAACCAAAACCCAATTGCATGGTCCTGTCAACTAAGTAGATCTTAAGTTTATGCCCTGCCTAAAAGATTCTTCAGTTTGTAAATACAAGTTTTTGATATCCAGGGATTCATGTTGGTTTGGAGATGTGACATTCAATGTAATGAAATTGGAGTAACCAAAAGATGGAATCTTGGACCATAGACTAACACAGACACGCTTTAGCAAGTTTTGGTTGTTTATCAAGATAGACTTTCTGCTTAAAACACATTTACAAGTATACAGAAGTAACAATATCGTTAAGGAATTACGGGACCAACCTTTTGAGGAGCCTCCTGATATGCGGTCCTCTCTTGGCTTGAACATTTCAGAAGCTGCAGGATTGGAGCTACGTTTAGCTGCAAAATGCAAGATAGCCTTATATCAGATTTTAGAAAACCATATGCATGCCTATGAAAGCTTTTTACATATTCAATCCAAACtccaataaaaaagaaaagaatacagCAAAAGATACATTTGCAGTTACATCTCTGATCTAAGCAGCCTGCAGTCAATCGGGTTTAAAATAAATGGATGACAAATAGAAATTTGATCATAGTTACCTTGTTCACTGTACACCTCGCTATTGCTGAAGGAATCGTAGGAAGTACGACTTTCAGGATACCCAAGCCTTGACTTCTGCAGTTCATCTGATGGCCGATTTGAATTGTCATCACGGCTCTCCACATTGTCATAATCTGCATCTGAAGTTGTAGCAGGCGAAACCCAACCCACGATACTCTCCTTTTTCTTACTTTTCTTTCCAAATTTTAGCAACCTCTTGATCCCTTTTTTCACATCCTTGCGGTAATGATGATGGGAGGTATTAGCTGGGACAATTGTTCTTCCACTTTTATTCCTCATCATAACTTCACTCTCTAACTTCGTAAGAGATTGGGAATTCCAAGATGAATGGCTCCCTATTGGAGACTCCAAGCATGCATCATCCGATGATGAAAAAGTTGGTTGCACAAGTGGATTCCGGGACCCAGTACTTTCTTCAATAAAATCCTGCATAGGTTCTATGATACCATGTAATGTTGATGGCAATGCAGCAGCCTCAGCTACTGCATTAGGATCCACTTGAGAAAATAACTCAAGGACCTCGCTGTTTCTAAACCCAGAATGGCTGGATTTTTCTGATTCCCACTTCAACATTAAGTTTTCATTTTCTGATATCACAGCAGCATTTGCAGCCATAAATCCTTGTTCTTCAATCAATGGGTCAGAATGTGCTTCTGCCTCCTCCTCCACTTTGACCAGGACCGCAACCGGATCTTCTTGCATCTTCTGAGGTGATTCATCTAGCTCTTTTTCAGATTTCAAATTCTCAGACGCCGTCAACGCTTTCAGCTTTGCAACATTAGCACCAGCACCAGGACCGACGCCACTGCCCTTTTTGAGGAAGGGCTTCGAAGCTTTGTTTGTTTGATCAACACGCTCTGCTATGACAGACGACGCGTCTTTCGACTCACGAGCGGAGCTATTTCTCAAGGACTGTGCCTCCCGTGGTTTGAACTCCTTGCTGATAGAAAACTCGTCAATGTTGCTCTTGCTACGGTTATACTTTCTCTGCCGGTGTGTTGGTGAGGCCTTCGAGTTTTCTAGCATGGTCCGTCGCTTGTTCAAAGGAGAATGTGAAGGTTTGGTCAACGATTTTGTGATGGGGATTGTTGAAGTTCGAGGGATGGAGGAAGACGAGGTTCTATTAGAAGACACAACTTTCTTAGCTGCAGAATTACTCGAAGAAACATCTGTTGACTCCCAGGGGAGTGATCTACGTAACTCCCACAGATTATTCTCAGGAAATTCATCATCAACAGAGTCTATGAATGATACCTGTTCGTTGTTCTCATCTGTCGAACGGATATTGAAGGACCGAAGCCTCTCTGCACGGCAACGAGCATTAAGATTTGAGTCTTGGTTTCTTGAGGAGTACCCTGAGAACTTGGCCTCCATTTCTGCTCTATTTCTTTCCAGACTCTCTTCCATGGCCTTCATCTTGGCCTCTTTCTGAGCCAATTCTTCCCTGAGCTTAGCATCCCGTTTCTCCACGTACCTGTCATAAAATTTACCCTTGGACTCTGGAAAATCAACCTCCATTTTCAGCTTGGAAGCACCACTATTACTAAATCTACCATAATCTTCATGATCTACCACCATACTAGTAATGGAATTTGCATCTAACTCCTTTCCTGAGTTACTGTCAGATGGCAATTTCTTGGAAGTCGAGTGATCTCCAAGAACCCGACGCTTGTGTTGTTCGAAAAGTTTCTCCAATTCATTTGCTTTCATTTGCAGATCATTGAGTTCTTGATTCGCTTTCGAATACGAATCAACCTGAACAACTTCTGGAACATGCATATCGACCTCGAACTGCAACTCTTCATTCTGTTTCAGAATTGAACCCTGTCTTTCCAATATCATTCCATTGACAGGATCACCACCCGGATCTTCAACTCTGGGTTGGGAATCACCTGCAACACCGGTTTCTAAACGAGGCACCAATTGATCTTTCTCTGACATATGATCATCCTTTCCATCTAAACTCGGCTGTTGAATATCTGGCACATCATCCACAGTATGAACAGGCTCCGCCGCAGCATCTTGTAAACTTG comes from Papaver somniferum cultivar HN1 unplaced genomic scaffold, ASM357369v1 unplaced-scaffold_158, whole genome shotgun sequence and encodes:
- the LOC113337283 gene encoding uncharacterized protein LOC113337283 → MPFMGTGAVGDNLVVVPAVIGFKDHQFKPPKQLNVNTFKDSPPPFGGKRSQESLKNQKARKRNAKDNSASPLVSPLHSKSFAWKLAAAIGTTDDDDGFDFKTEHKTASLQDAAAEPVHTVDDVPDIQQPSLDGKDDHMSEKDQLVPRLETGVAGDSQPRVEDPGGDPVNGMILERQGSILKQNEELQFEVDMHVPEVVQVDSYSKANQELNDLQMKANELEKLFEQHKRRVLGDHSTSKKLPSDSNSGKELDANSITSMVVDHEDYGRFSNSGASKLKMEVDFPESKGKFYDRYVEKRDAKLREELAQKEAKMKAMEESLERNRAEMEAKFSGYSSRNQDSNLNARCRAERLRSFNIRSTDENNEQVSFIDSVDDEFPENNLWELRRSLPWESTDVSSSNSAAKKVVSSNRTSSSSIPRTSTIPITKSLTKPSHSPLNKRRTMLENSKASPTHRQRKYNRSKSNIDEFSISKEFKPREAQSLRNSSARESKDASSVIAERVDQTNKASKPFLKKGSGVGPGAGANVAKLKALTASENLKSEKELDESPQKMQEDPVAVLVKVEEEAEAHSDPLIEEQGFMAANAAVISENENLMLKWESEKSSHSGFRNSEVLELFSQVDPNAVAEAAALPSTLHGIIEPMQDFIEESTGSRNPLVQPTFSSSDDACLESPIGSHSSWNSQSLTKLESEVMMRNKSGRTIVPANTSHHHYRKDVKKGIKRLLKFGKKSKKKESIVGWVSPATTSDADYDNVESRDDNSNRPSDELQKSRLGYPESRTSYDSFSNSEVYSEQAKRSSNPAASEMFKPREDRISGGSSKAPRSFFSLSSFRTKRSESKSRLKESYNSY
- the LOC113337285 gene encoding uncharacterized protein LOC113337285 isoform X2, which produces MNSRLITLLKKMAEFKTMGSLGDRLTKNMGREFSKLLGPDEHDLVTLWFEEERMNELVQKKKEPKEKARDACEASWSKVMISSGLLS
- the LOC113337285 gene encoding uncharacterized protein LOC113337285 isoform X1, with protein sequence MVYYLFAAATNLYVKLKCEISSAKKFLELLSKHSSTYFKTMGSLGDRLTKNMGREFSKLLGPDEHDLVTLWFEEERMNELVQKKKEPKEKARDACEASWSKVMISSGLLS